A genomic segment from Variovorax paradoxus B4 encodes:
- a CDS encoding XdhC family protein encodes MENLDVMVLRTLRDWRHAGKRALLTTVVRTWGSSPRPVGSIMALADDGAVVGSVSGGCIEDDLIARYSHAHGNGEEVPVGAPPVLVKYGITADEAHRFGLPCGGTLELLLEYDPDAASLDTLVAELEQGRLMQRTVTLATGAVRLAEATAPDALKVNDTELTNTFGPEYRMLLIGAGQLAEYLATMAKFSGFAVTLCDPRAEYRTAWSLSGVEITTEMPDDAVLAFKPDRRSCVVALTHDPKLDDLALLEALQSEAFYVGAIGSRRNADARRDRMIEHFDQTAESLARLRGPIGIYIGSKTPPEIAVSVMAEILAVKNAVTLPREMEVARAKGMQQLAMG; translated from the coding sequence ATGGAAAATCTCGACGTCATGGTGCTGCGCACGCTGCGCGACTGGCGGCACGCCGGCAAGCGCGCGCTGCTCACGACCGTGGTGCGCACCTGGGGCTCCTCGCCGCGGCCGGTCGGCTCGATCATGGCGCTGGCCGACGACGGCGCGGTGGTGGGTTCGGTCTCCGGCGGCTGCATCGAGGACGACCTGATCGCGCGCTACAGCCATGCGCACGGCAACGGCGAAGAGGTGCCCGTGGGCGCGCCGCCCGTGCTCGTGAAGTACGGCATCACGGCCGACGAGGCGCACCGCTTCGGGCTGCCCTGCGGCGGCACGCTGGAGCTGCTGCTCGAATACGACCCCGACGCGGCCTCGCTCGACACGCTGGTGGCCGAGCTTGAACAAGGCCGGCTCATGCAGCGCACCGTGACGCTCGCGACCGGCGCCGTGCGGCTCGCCGAAGCCACTGCGCCCGACGCGCTCAAGGTGAACGACACCGAGCTCACCAACACCTTCGGCCCCGAATACCGCATGCTGCTGATCGGCGCCGGCCAGCTTGCCGAGTACCTCGCGACCATGGCCAAGTTCAGCGGCTTTGCCGTGACGTTGTGCGATCCGCGCGCCGAGTACCGCACCGCATGGTCGCTGTCCGGCGTGGAGATCACGACCGAGATGCCCGACGATGCGGTGCTGGCCTTCAAGCCCGACCGCCGCAGCTGCGTGGTTGCGCTCACGCACGATCCCAAGCTCGACGACCTCGCGCTGCTCGAAGCGCTGCAGAGCGAGGCCTTCTACGTGGGCGCCATCGGCTCGCGCCGCAATGCCGATGCGCGGCGCGACCGGATGATCGAGCACTTCGACCAGACGGCCGAATCGCTCGCGCGGCTGCGCGGCCCCATCGGCATCTACATCGGCAGCAAGACGCCGCCCGAGATCGCGGTGAGCGTGATGGCGGAAATCCTGGCCGTGAAGAACGCGGTCACGCTGCCGCGCGAAATGGAAGTGGCGCGCGCCAAGGGCATGCAGCAGCTGGCGATGGGCTGA
- the mnhG gene encoding monovalent cation/H(+) antiporter subunit G: MTDFIVGPLPLWAEIVTAVFAVLGAAFAAIGSFGLVRLPTFFRRIHAPTLGATVGVWCMTIATIVYFSVQGFSLFLHAVLIVLFIALTAPITTIFLMRAALFRERQKGGDVPPAAKSG, translated from the coding sequence ATGACGGATTTCATCGTGGGGCCGCTGCCCTTGTGGGCGGAAATCGTCACCGCCGTGTTCGCCGTGCTGGGTGCAGCCTTCGCCGCCATCGGCTCCTTCGGCCTCGTGCGGCTGCCCACCTTCTTCCGCCGCATCCACGCGCCGACGCTCGGCGCCACGGTGGGCGTGTGGTGCATGACGATCGCCACCATCGTCTACTTCTCGGTGCAGGGCTTCAGCCTCTTCCTGCACGCCGTGCTCATCGTCCTGTTCATTGCGCTCACGGCGCCCATCACCACCATCTTCCTGATGCGCGCCGCGCTCTTCCGTGAACGGCAAAAGGGCGGCGACGTGCCGCCGGCGGCGAAGTCGGGCTGA
- a CDS encoding K+/H+ antiporter subunit F, which yields MTPVLFWALKLALLLLAVAMLCALARLLVGPSAQDRVMALDCLYINGMLMMLVLGIVYASNVYFEAAMLTALFGFVGSTAMAKFLLRGEVIE from the coding sequence ATGACGCCTGTACTTTTCTGGGCCTTGAAGCTGGCGCTGCTGCTGCTGGCGGTGGCCATGCTCTGCGCGCTGGCCCGTCTGCTGGTGGGGCCCAGCGCGCAGGACCGCGTGATGGCGCTGGACTGCCTCTACATCAACGGCATGCTGATGATGCTGGTGCTCGGCATCGTCTATGCGAGCAACGTGTACTTCGAAGCCGCCATGCTGACCGCGCTGTTCGGCTTCGTCGGGTCGACGGCCATGGCCAAGTTCCTCTTGCGCGGGGAGGTCATCGAATGA
- a CDS encoding Na+/H+ antiporter subunit E, with protein MKRWIPSPPLSLALFAVWLLLNQSLEAATLLSAALLAIAVPLLTKGLRPATVRMRKPWVALRLAGRASADMLESALFVARRLLTRRTSRIASQFINVPLELRDPNGLAVLAMIMCLTPGTAWGEIAFDSSTLLIHVFDVDDEAAFIAMIKQRYERPLMEIFES; from the coding sequence ATGAAGCGCTGGATTCCCTCGCCACCGCTCTCGCTGGCGCTGTTTGCGGTGTGGCTGCTGCTCAACCAGTCGCTCGAAGCCGCAACGCTGCTGTCGGCCGCGCTGCTGGCCATTGCCGTTCCCCTGCTCACCAAGGGATTGCGGCCGGCCACCGTGCGCATGCGCAAGCCCTGGGTCGCGCTGCGGCTCGCGGGCCGGGCCTCGGCCGACATGCTGGAATCGGCGCTCTTCGTGGCACGGCGGCTGCTGACGCGCCGCACCTCGCGCATCGCCTCGCAATTCATCAACGTGCCGCTGGAGCTGCGCGACCCCAACGGGCTCGCGGTGCTGGCCATGATCATGTGCCTCACGCCCGGCACCGCATGGGGCGAGATCGCGTTCGACAGCAGCACGCTGCTGATCCACGTGTTCGACGTCGACGACGAAGCCGCTTTCATCGCCATGATCAAGCAGCGCTACGAGCGGCCCCTGATGGAGATCTTCGAATCATGA
- a CDS encoding monovalent cation/H+ antiporter subunit D, whose translation MTGLVQLLDQLLEFSMPHLVAVPILVPLLTAALMLLLGESRRRTKSALSVVSGLVGLLAALALLRWVNAPETGDGPGSIGVYLPGNWRAPFGIVLVADRLSTLMVALTGVVAFAASIYSTSRWDRAGVHFHPLLQLQLMGLNGAFLTGDLFNLFVFFEVMLAASYGLLLHGSGRLRVQAGLHYIAINLAASSLFLIGAALLYGVTGTLNMADLGERIAQLAPADRGLVHAAAAILATAFFAKAGAWPLNFWLVPAYSAAVSPVGAVFALLTKLGIYTLLRLWTLLFASDAGASAAFGQSALIAIGLATLFAGAIGIVGTQRLSNLAGFSVLVSAGTLLAAIGLGEPAVWAGALYYLLSSTLAVSAFFLLTDMIERWRNAGMSVAPHEKAGNAPFLAEDLRVLDDVNLDDEAQALYGRAIPAGVAFLGLSFIGCTLLLAGLPPLSGFVGKFAMLSGAFSTGGTSVPAWIFLGLLIASGLLALIALSRTGMRHFWTQPHPTMPALPALEVLPVAGLLAASVALTVWAGPVMHHAITTAEGLRTPTAYRNAVMGARQVANPAAPPKGPAP comes from the coding sequence ATGACGGGGCTGGTCCAGCTGCTCGACCAATTGCTCGAGTTCAGCATGCCGCACCTCGTCGCGGTGCCGATCCTGGTGCCCCTGCTCACGGCCGCATTGATGCTGCTGCTGGGCGAAAGCCGGCGCCGCACCAAGTCGGCGCTGAGCGTGGTCTCGGGGCTGGTGGGCCTGCTGGCGGCGCTCGCGCTGCTGCGCTGGGTGAATGCGCCGGAGACCGGCGACGGGCCGGGATCGATCGGCGTCTACCTGCCGGGCAACTGGCGGGCACCGTTCGGCATCGTGCTGGTGGCCGACCGGCTGTCGACCCTGATGGTGGCGCTCACGGGCGTGGTCGCCTTTGCGGCCTCGATCTACTCCACCTCGCGCTGGGACCGCGCCGGCGTGCATTTCCATCCGCTGCTGCAACTGCAGCTCATGGGCCTGAACGGCGCCTTCCTGACGGGCGACCTGTTCAACCTGTTCGTCTTCTTCGAGGTGATGCTCGCAGCCTCCTACGGCCTGCTGCTGCATGGCTCGGGCCGGCTGCGGGTACAGGCCGGGCTCCACTACATCGCCATCAACCTGGCCGCCTCGTCGCTCTTCCTGATTGGCGCGGCCCTGCTCTACGGCGTGACCGGCACGCTCAACATGGCCGACCTCGGCGAGCGCATCGCGCAGCTCGCGCCGGCCGACCGCGGCCTCGTGCATGCGGCCGCCGCCATCCTCGCGACCGCATTCTTCGCCAAGGCCGGCGCCTGGCCGCTCAACTTCTGGCTGGTGCCGGCCTACAGCGCAGCGGTGTCGCCCGTGGGCGCCGTGTTCGCGCTGCTGACCAAGCTCGGCATCTACACGCTGCTGCGGCTGTGGACGCTGCTCTTCGCATCGGATGCCGGTGCCTCGGCCGCGTTCGGGCAATCCGCACTCATCGCGATCGGGCTTGCGACGCTGTTCGCGGGCGCCATAGGCATCGTGGGCACGCAGCGGCTCTCCAACCTCGCGGGCTTCAGCGTGCTGGTGTCGGCAGGCACGCTGCTCGCGGCCATCGGCCTCGGGGAGCCGGCCGTGTGGGCCGGCGCGCTCTACTACCTGCTGAGTTCGACGCTGGCAGTCAGCGCCTTCTTCCTGCTCACCGACATGATCGAGCGCTGGCGCAATGCCGGCATGAGCGTCGCGCCGCACGAGAAGGCGGGCAATGCGCCGTTCCTGGCGGAAGACCTGCGCGTGCTCGACGACGTGAACCTCGACGACGAAGCGCAGGCGCTCTACGGCCGCGCGATTCCCGCCGGCGTGGCGTTCCTGGGGCTGAGCTTCATCGGCTGCACCCTGCTGCTCGCGGGCCTGCCTCCGCTGTCGGGCTTCGTGGGCAAGTTCGCGATGCTTTCGGGCGCCTTCTCCACCGGCGGCACATCGGTGCCCGCATGGATCTTCCTGGGGCTGCTGATCGCCTCGGGCCTGCTGGCGCTGATTGCGCTGAGCCGCACCGGCATGCGCCACTTCTGGACCCAGCCGCATCCCACCATGCCCGCCCTGCCCGCGCTCGAGGTGCTGCCGGTGGCCGGCCTGCTCGCGGCCAGCGTGGCGCTGACCGTCTGGGCCGGCCCCGTCATGCACCACGCCATCACCACCGCCGAAGGGCTGCGCACGCCCACCGCCTACCGCAACGCCGTGATGGGCGCGCGGCAGGTCGCCAACCCCGCGGCGCCCCCGAAAGGCCCGGCACCATGA
- a CDS encoding Na+/H+ antiporter subunit C, with translation MEIVLALAIGVLTGSGVYLLLRPRTFQVIMGLTLISYAVNLFIFSMGRLKLDSEPVLVKGITATLTNTADPMPQALVLTAIVIGFAMTALFLVVLLASRGLTGTDHVDGEEQQEAVE, from the coding sequence ATGGAGATCGTGCTCGCCCTGGCCATCGGCGTACTCACCGGCTCGGGGGTGTACCTGCTGCTGCGTCCCCGCACCTTCCAGGTGATCATGGGCCTCACGCTCATCTCGTACGCAGTCAACCTGTTCATCTTCAGCATGGGGCGGCTCAAGCTCGACAGCGAACCCGTGCTGGTCAAGGGCATCACCGCCACGCTGACCAACACCGCCGACCCGATGCCGCAGGCCCTGGTGCTGACGGCGATCGTGATCGGCTTTGCGATGACGGCGCTGTTCCTCGTGGTGCTGCTGGCCTCGCGCGGCCTCACCGGCACCGACCACGTGGACGGCGAAGAGCAACAGGAGGCGGTGGAATGA